One Halovivax ruber XH-70 genomic region harbors:
- a CDS encoding universal stress protein, which translates to MYDHVLVPTDGSESSTRAAEHAISLAAALDSTVHALSVIKGTGQSQRDQLRTDPESEARDAVEAVERGATAEGVSVTTTLREGAPADAIRDQVAAADADLIVMGTDNRSGLDRVLKPSVAEDVQEHATIPVLTVPNPA; encoded by the coding sequence ATGTACGACCACGTGCTGGTTCCGACGGACGGGAGCGAATCCTCGACGCGCGCGGCCGAGCACGCGATCTCGCTCGCGGCGGCGCTCGACTCGACCGTCCACGCGCTGTCGGTGATCAAGGGGACCGGACAGAGCCAGCGCGATCAGTTACGAACCGATCCGGAGAGCGAGGCCCGGGATGCCGTCGAGGCCGTCGAACGCGGGGCGACGGCCGAGGGCGTCTCCGTGACGACGACGCTTCGCGAGGGAGCGCCGGCGGACGCGATTCGCGACCAGGTCGCCGCCGCGGACGCCGACCTGATCGTGATGGGGACGGACAATCGAAGCGGATTGGACCGGGTACTGAAGCCGAGCGTCGCCGAGGACGTGCAAGAACACGCGACGATTCCGGTGCTGACGGTGCCGAATCCGGCGTAA
- a CDS encoding Hsp20/alpha crystallin family protein, which yields MSTVSPRVANRPTQYYYDSATDRIDVVVDVSPAERDDLTVLVGDDRLELTIDGPDGPDERAFRTPSADWAFGDDHDAIYNNGVLTISVETEPDADDAEIID from the coding sequence GTGTCCACCGTTTCGCCCCGCGTTGCAAATCGGCCGACGCAGTACTACTACGACTCAGCGACCGACCGGATCGACGTCGTCGTCGATGTCTCGCCGGCCGAACGCGACGACCTGACCGTCCTCGTCGGTGACGATCGTCTCGAACTCACGATCGATGGCCCCGACGGACCCGACGAGCGAGCGTTCCGGACGCCGTCGGCCGACTGGGCCTTCGGCGACGATCACGACGCGATCTACAACAACGGCGTCCTCACGATCTCCGTCGAGACGGAACCCGACGCCGACGACGCGGAGATTATCGACTGA
- a CDS encoding ATP-binding cassette domain-containing protein, giving the protein MGDHDNARSTGDDSPSRVHDSPSTARDEPIPMAHEPMVDDAAARVFLVGVTKRYGSTTALEDVIFTTEPGTIHGLVGPNGSGKTTMLRLIAGLANPTTGRISRPAGVTGYSFQEPRFFPDLTVRENLSVFRSLADDPEPVSWVETLLSALRLEPVETRRARDLSGGFRKKLDLALALLDRPQLLLLDEPLADVDRFSRRKIRSFLTSYATDDRTILISSHNGDEFADAYDRLTVLVDGTVRADGAPDDEQVAAYREYYS; this is encoded by the coding sequence ATGGGCGATCACGACAACGCACGCTCGACAGGTGACGATTCGCCCTCGCGAGTACACGATTCGCCCTCGACTGCACGCGACGAACCGATCCCGATGGCACACGAACCGATGGTCGACGACGCCGCGGCCCGCGTCTTCCTCGTCGGTGTGACCAAACGCTACGGTTCGACGACGGCACTCGAGGACGTGATCTTCACGACCGAACCCGGGACGATTCACGGGCTCGTCGGGCCGAACGGCTCGGGAAAGACGACGATGCTCCGCCTCATCGCGGGACTCGCGAATCCGACGACGGGTCGCATCTCGCGGCCCGCCGGGGTCACCGGCTACAGCTTTCAGGAGCCGCGCTTCTTCCCCGATTTGACGGTCCGCGAGAACCTCTCGGTCTTCCGCTCGCTCGCGGACGACCCCGAACCCGTCTCCTGGGTCGAAACCCTGCTGTCCGCCCTCCGGCTCGAACCCGTCGAGACCAGGCGCGCTCGTGACCTCTCCGGCGGTTTTCGCAAGAAGCTCGACCTCGCCCTGGCGCTGCTCGACCGGCCACAGCTCCTGTTGCTCGACGAACCCCTCGCCGACGTCGATCGGTTCTCTCGCCGAAAGATCCGGTCGTTCCTCACGTCGTACGCGACCGACGATCGGACGATTCTCATCTCCTCACACAACGGCGACGAGTTCGCCGATGCCTACGACCGACTCACGGTCCTCGTCGACGGCACCGTCAGGGCCGACGGCGCGCCCGACGACGAGCAGGTCGCCGCATATCGGGAGTACTATAGCTAA
- a CDS encoding ABC transporter permease — MDVRALLRKEALTVRRNAGLFVVVLVLLPAMLTGVTGVYERSIPEDVPVGVVPADDNTSETELAVTRTGVDSFATPVTYDTRAAARDGLAREEVYLVVAVPPDLGTEGADVEFTVVTDRTMVPFEEPANLSVAALDRRLDDALVSDVTVTHDRLGDQRVLTAYLIPVCLVAFVLVYGLVFVPYQVRSERLVLDRLQTTSRLETVLATKIAFYGALTIVPIAVAALVASWMGFDIATLSVFSSVSLILTFVLVAAVGLTILFAMRLRRLALFANVGLLFALLSLSSVVYPVGFFSPTRKAIARTLPTHYATVATRSAMLRDAPMALYADYLLWVAGAAVLALGGLVLALSYYRRRQ, encoded by the coding sequence GTGGACGTCCGTGCCCTCCTTCGGAAGGAAGCGCTCACCGTTCGACGCAACGCCGGCCTGTTCGTCGTCGTCCTCGTTCTCCTGCCGGCGATGCTCACCGGCGTGACCGGCGTCTACGAACGATCGATTCCGGAAGACGTCCCCGTGGGCGTCGTCCCGGCCGACGACAACACCAGCGAGACCGAACTCGCGGTCACGCGAACGGGCGTCGACTCCTTCGCGACGCCGGTCACCTACGACACGCGCGCAGCTGCCAGAGACGGGCTGGCCCGTGAGGAGGTCTACCTCGTCGTGGCGGTGCCGCCCGACCTCGGCACCGAGGGGGCCGACGTGGAATTCACCGTCGTCACCGACCGGACGATGGTCCCGTTCGAGGAACCCGCCAACCTCTCGGTGGCCGCCCTCGATCGTCGACTCGACGACGCACTCGTCTCCGATGTCACCGTCACGCACGACCGGCTCGGCGACCAGCGCGTCCTCACGGCGTACCTGATTCCGGTCTGTCTGGTGGCGTTCGTCCTCGTCTACGGCCTGGTGTTCGTCCCGTACCAGGTTCGCTCGGAACGACTGGTGCTCGACCGGCTACAGACGACGTCCCGGTTAGAGACCGTTCTCGCGACGAAGATTGCGTTCTACGGCGCGCTGACGATCGTTCCGATCGCCGTCGCCGCGCTGGTGGCGTCGTGGATGGGGTTCGACATCGCGACCCTCTCGGTCTTCTCGTCCGTGAGTCTCATACTCACGTTCGTTCTCGTCGCCGCAGTCGGTCTGACGATCCTGTTCGCCATGCGATTGCGCCGGCTGGCGTTGTTCGCCAACGTCGGGCTACTCTTCGCGCTCCTCTCGCTCTCGAGTGTCGTCTATCCGGTCGGCTTCTTCTCACCCACTCGCAAGGCGATCGCTCGAACACTCCCGACCCACTACGCGACGGTGGCGACCCGGAGTGCGATGTTACGAGACGCACCGATGGCGCTGTACGCGGATTACCTGCTCTGGGTGGCCGGGGCGGCCGTCCTCGCGCTGGGTGGGCTGGTACTGGCGCTCAGCTACTATCGACGGAGGCAATGA
- a CDS encoding sulfite exporter TauE/SafE family protein has translation MTAFAAVLAAIGTGRSTAALDGVVAMAGHGSASVGANVDLAVFLVVGVLAGAHCLGMCGPLVTTYGDRMSAGSSTRRDDDLSVFEVRQHLLFNLGRTASYALIGGLFGLLGALAFASLDATMAVGNGVRAATGVLVGIAIIASGLYYLRGRAGVPGHGLPVVGPLFATVSGALTSHVDRLANGPGIVLLGGLHGLLPCPIIYPAYLYAFAQGTPLRGALSLAVLGLGTIPTLFVYGTLVSAISPSTRVHLHRVLGVAFVALGYFPLKMGLMAFGVDLPGPSLPFYSGL, from the coding sequence ATGACGGCGTTTGCAGCAGTCCTGGCAGCGATCGGGACGGGGCGTTCGACGGCGGCACTCGACGGGGTCGTCGCCATGGCCGGTCACGGGTCGGCGAGCGTCGGAGCCAACGTCGATCTCGCGGTCTTTCTCGTCGTCGGCGTTCTCGCCGGGGCGCACTGCCTCGGAATGTGTGGCCCGCTGGTGACGACGTACGGCGATCGGATGTCCGCGGGGTCGTCGACGCGACGAGACGACGACCTGTCGGTCTTCGAGGTGCGCCAGCACCTGCTTTTCAACCTGGGTCGGACGGCGAGTTACGCGCTGATCGGCGGACTCTTCGGCCTCCTGGGGGCGCTGGCCTTTGCCTCCCTCGACGCGACGATGGCCGTGGGTAACGGCGTTCGTGCCGCGACCGGCGTCCTCGTCGGCATCGCGATCATCGCGAGCGGACTCTACTACCTCCGCGGGCGTGCTGGCGTGCCCGGTCACGGCCTCCCAGTCGTCGGCCCGCTCTTCGCGACGGTGTCGGGCGCGCTCACGAGCCACGTCGATCGGCTGGCGAACGGCCCCGGGATCGTCCTCCTCGGGGGCCTACACGGCCTGTTGCCCTGTCCGATCATCTATCCCGCCTACCTCTACGCGTTCGCCCAGGGCACCCCGCTTCGGGGCGCGCTCTCGCTGGCCGTCCTCGGGCTGGGGACGATCCCGACGCTGTTCGTCTACGGCACGCTCGTGAGCGCGATCAGCCCCAGTACCAGAGTACACCTTCACCGCGTTCTGGGCGTCGCGTTCGTGGCGCTGGGGTACTTCCCGCTCAAGATGGGGCTGATGGCCTTCGGCGTCGACCTTCCCGGTCCGTCACTGCCGTTCTACAGCGGACTCTGA
- a CDS encoding glycosyltransferase family 2 protein — MYEGQTVGVVIPAYNEAGFVGEVIETLPAIVDRAYVVDDCSTDDTWSEIEAAATRVTAATELSGTAESAAAPESVGAAEPAGTAESVGTAESAGAAGMVETAAERGVSGQAAVSTAETATLHPDGGLDGPPIVTVRHERNRGVGGAIKTGYRLAREDELDVVAVMNGDGQMDPTLLERIVDPVVQGHAAYAKGNRLDNPDDRAGMPSWRLFGNGVLTYLTKLVSGYWGMSDPQNGYTAISREALDAIDVDRLYEGYGFCNDVLVHLNVNGFRVEDVPMPARYGDEQSHIRYSRFVPSLSWLLLRRGLWRYRMQYAEAGPRRPYVLLLAGGLGGAVGLATLGLAALTVGIGSAQAALSILTALLGGLFVTLAVTLDRLHSRTVDTDRYEPVGGD; from the coding sequence ATGTACGAAGGGCAAACAGTCGGTGTCGTGATTCCCGCGTACAACGAGGCGGGATTCGTCGGTGAGGTGATCGAGACGCTCCCGGCGATCGTCGACCGGGCCTACGTGGTCGACGACTGCTCGACCGACGACACCTGGTCGGAGATCGAGGCGGCAGCCACGCGCGTCACCGCCGCGACGGAGCTGTCCGGCACGGCCGAGTCGGCTGCTGCACCCGAGTCGGTCGGTGCGGCGGAACCAGCCGGCACAGCGGAATCGGTCGGCACAGCGGAATCGGCCGGAGCAGCGGGGATGGTCGAGACGGCTGCCGAGAGAGGGGTGAGTGGACAGGCGGCTGTCTCGACAGCCGAGACGGCGACGTTGCACCCCGACGGCGGCCTCGACGGGCCACCGATCGTGACGGTCCGCCACGAACGGAATCGTGGCGTCGGCGGGGCGATCAAGACTGGTTACCGGCTGGCCCGCGAGGACGAACTGGACGTGGTCGCCGTGATGAACGGCGACGGGCAGATGGACCCGACGCTTCTCGAACGAATCGTCGACCCCGTGGTCCAGGGCCACGCCGCGTACGCGAAGGGTAACCGACTCGACAACCCCGACGATCGGGCGGGGATGCCATCCTGGCGGCTGTTCGGTAACGGCGTCCTGACCTACCTCACGAAACTGGTCAGCGGCTACTGGGGGATGAGTGACCCGCAGAACGGGTACACCGCCATCTCCCGGGAGGCGCTCGACGCGATCGACGTCGATCGGCTCTACGAGGGGTACGGCTTCTGTAACGACGTCCTCGTCCACCTGAACGTCAACGGTTTTCGCGTCGAGGACGTCCCGATGCCGGCCCGCTACGGCGACGAGCAGAGCCACATCCGCTACTCGCGGTTCGTCCCGTCGCTATCGTGGCTTCTCCTCCGGCGCGGCCTCTGGCGCTACCGGATGCAGTACGCCGAGGCAGGACCGCGCCGGCCGTACGTCCTGTTGCTCGCCGGCGGACTCGGTGGCGCCGTCGGCCTGGCGACGCTCGGGCTCGCCGCGCTGACGGTCGGAATCGGCTCGGCCCAGGCGGCCCTGTCGATTCTCACCGCCCTGCTCGGCGGGCTTTTCGTCACCCTCGCAGTGACGCTCGATCGCCTGCACAGCCGGACGGTCGACACCGACCGGTACGAGCCGGTCGGAGGTGACTGA
- the wecB gene encoding non-hydrolyzing UDP-N-acetylglucosamine 2-epimerase, whose protein sequence is MGESDESVPADDSVPANERAPADERPHVLTVVGARPQFVKAAAVSRALQGRIDETVVHTGQHYDAELSAVFFDELSLDEPDYRLDVGSDTHAAQTAAVMVEIERLVDAEEPDAVLVYGDTNSTLAGALAAAKREPTLVHVEAGLRSGDRSMPEEINRISTDHCADVHYAPSDHAVATLEREGITDGVVDVGDVMYDTLLQVRDRLTDGDVADALVPAGETPNDGHPADQLTPGDDAFVLATVHRAANTDDPDRLESIVEGLSALARPVVLPAHPRTVDALRREGLWARASDGIDLVEPVGYLDFLRLLVAADCVATDSGGVQKEAFYLDTPCVTLRETTEWVETVEAGWNHLVGADADRIVEAVESAERPATKPDRYGSGTAAARIAADLQRRLDPTT, encoded by the coding sequence ATGGGCGAATCCGACGAGAGCGTGCCAGCAGACGACAGCGTACCAGCCAACGAGCGCGCACCAGCCGACGAGCGACCGCACGTGCTCACCGTCGTCGGCGCCCGGCCACAGTTCGTCAAAGCGGCCGCCGTCTCGCGGGCCCTCCAGGGCCGGATCGACGAGACGGTCGTCCACACCGGTCAGCACTACGACGCCGAACTCTCGGCCGTCTTCTTCGACGAACTCTCGCTCGACGAACCCGACTACCGCCTCGACGTCGGTTCCGACACGCACGCGGCCCAGACCGCCGCGGTGATGGTCGAGATCGAACGCCTCGTCGACGCCGAGGAGCCGGACGCCGTCCTCGTCTACGGCGACACCAACTCCACGCTCGCCGGCGCGCTCGCCGCGGCCAAGCGCGAGCCGACGCTGGTCCACGTCGAGGCCGGCCTCCGCTCCGGCGATCGATCGATGCCCGAAGAGATCAACCGGATCTCCACCGACCACTGTGCGGACGTCCACTACGCACCCAGCGACCACGCAGTCGCCACACTCGAACGCGAGGGGATCACCGACGGCGTGGTCGACGTCGGCGACGTGATGTACGACACCCTCCTCCAGGTCCGTGACCGCCTCACAGACGGCGACGTCGCCGACGCACTCGTCCCTGCCGGGGAGACGCCGAACGACGGCCACCCCGCCGATCAACTCACCCCCGGAGACGACGCGTTCGTCCTCGCGACCGTCCACCGCGCGGCCAACACCGACGATCCCGACCGACTGGAATCGATCGTCGAGGGACTGTCGGCGCTCGCGCGCCCTGTCGTCCTGCCCGCCCACCCGCGGACCGTCGATGCGCTGCGCCGCGAGGGACTCTGGGCGCGAGCGAGCGACGGAATCGACCTCGTCGAACCGGTCGGCTACCTCGACTTCCTGCGGCTGCTCGTCGCGGCCGACTGCGTCGCCACGGACTCCGGCGGCGTCCAGAAGGAGGCGTTCTACCTCGACACCCCATGCGTGACGTTGCGCGAGACGACCGAGTGGGTCGAGACCGTCGAGGCGGGCTGGAATCACCTGGTCGGGGCGGACGCCGACCGCATCGTCGAGGCGGTCGAGTCGGCCGAGCGACCGGCCACGAAACCCGACCGCTACGGGAGCGGAACCGCTGCTGCACGCATCGCCGCCGATCTGCAGCGGCGTCTCGATCCCACCACCTGA
- a CDS encoding polysaccharide deacetylase family protein, with product MPDEAATTDALRRIERPTETHDREAPKLPPTACWDESSLPADASFALCLTHDVDRPYKGLRSLFYAVQERPGYHLKTAVADDNPYWQFDEIRDLEADLGVRSAFYFLNEQHLLTERPGRDWLSPTNWIQHLGRYDVRSPEISEEIGELAAGGWEVGLHGSFHSAEDRERLREEKNVLEDVLIEERDANRTEFGEGAPTTVTGGRQHYLRCSIPETWRHHRTIGLEYDASLGSGTRVGFHHGYRPIRPFGDDFRVFPLTAMEQALPDPGADPEAARLTCEELLLEAAANEAVMTVLWHPRYFSEREFPGYRWLYRWLVERAQELGAWIGTPRALLEAFDGKDDGTDRQPMTVAERRADPDQIG from the coding sequence ATGCCAGACGAAGCCGCCACCACAGACGCGCTCCGGCGGATCGAACGTCCGACCGAGACGCACGACCGCGAGGCACCGAAACTCCCGCCGACGGCGTGCTGGGACGAGTCATCGCTGCCCGCGGACGCGTCGTTCGCCCTCTGTCTCACCCACGACGTCGACCGCCCGTACAAGGGCCTCCGTTCGCTGTTCTACGCTGTCCAGGAACGGCCCGGCTACCACCTAAAGACGGCCGTCGCCGACGACAATCCGTACTGGCAGTTCGACGAGATCCGCGACCTCGAGGCCGACCTGGGCGTTCGCTCCGCGTTCTACTTCCTGAACGAGCAGCACCTGCTGACCGAGCGCCCCGGCCGCGACTGGCTCTCGCCGACGAACTGGATCCAGCACCTCGGGCGCTACGACGTTCGCTCGCCCGAGATCAGCGAGGAGATCGGCGAACTGGCCGCCGGCGGCTGGGAGGTCGGCCTCCACGGCTCCTTCCACTCCGCCGAGGATCGGGAGCGGCTTCGCGAGGAAAAGAACGTTCTCGAGGACGTCCTGATCGAAGAACGCGACGCGAATCGAACGGAATTCGGAGAAGGGGCGCCGACCACCGTCACCGGCGGGCGCCAGCACTATCTCCGGTGTTCGATCCCGGAGACCTGGCGTCACCACCGCACAATCGGCCTCGAGTACGACGCCAGTCTCGGTTCCGGTACTCGCGTCGGATTCCACCACGGCTACCGACCCATTCGCCCCTTCGGCGACGACTTCCGCGTCTTTCCGCTGACGGCCATGGAGCAGGCGTTACCCGATCCCGGGGCAGATCCGGAGGCCGCCCGGCTGACCTGTGAGGAACTGCTGCTCGAAGCCGCGGCGAACGAGGCCGTGATGACCGTCCTTTGGCACCCGCGGTACTTCAGCGAGCGCGAGTTCCCCGGCTACCGGTGGCTGTACCGTTGGCTCGTCGAGCGTGCGCAGGAACTGGGCGCCTGGATCGGGACGCCGCGAGCGCTGCTCGAGGCGTTCGATGGGAAGGATGACGGTACCGACCGCCAGCCGATGACAGTTGCGGAGCGACGCGCCGACCCCGATCAGATCGGGTAG
- a CDS encoding polysaccharide deacetylase family protein, whose translation MRRRVFLSVATVGLVGCLQRDEADRSGDQNRNTTTESSAIDAWTDAEPVDENHPFVHGDPFDDFDDLSSWSVLAGTLEQSESGVRLAARPTDERVLIGRSLSDPLDCSSVVPGLTLSAADSIVPRIQLIDDVGNRADFRRGIKSNRGPVRYSFGLVSVSGPVDLSTITELRIALWVGDRSRTMRIGELFFTPRSSPGTVMIQFDDGYATDYTEAFPLLDQYGYEATSFVNPITIGSDDRLTLDQCSQLADTGWTIGNHTHAHRRLEDLSADEQTAEIVGAREWLVDHGFEDGARYFAYPFGQWDEHTLEIVGEHHELAFWSGMGINGVPANPLLCTRVGEPTAETAIGLLDNAARWGGHVGLLYHELAGQQRADFRQTIEHLHQLESAGRLEVVTPPDLAERVRV comes from the coding sequence ATGAGACGCCGGGTGTTCCTCTCAGTAGCGACGGTCGGTCTGGTCGGTTGCCTCCAACGTGACGAAGCGGATCGATCGGGTGACCAGAATCGAAACACGACGACGGAATCGTCAGCCATCGACGCGTGGACCGACGCCGAGCCCGTCGATGAGAATCACCCCTTCGTCCACGGAGATCCGTTCGACGATTTCGACGACCTATCGTCGTGGTCGGTGCTGGCCGGTACACTGGAGCAGTCTGAGAGCGGCGTTCGCCTCGCGGCCCGACCCACAGACGAGCGCGTCTTGATCGGTCGCTCACTGTCTGACCCGCTCGACTGTTCGAGCGTCGTTCCCGGACTTACCCTCTCGGCGGCGGACTCGATAGTCCCGCGGATCCAGCTGATTGACGACGTCGGTAATCGGGCCGATTTCCGTCGCGGGATCAAGAGCAACCGGGGACCAGTTCGCTATTCGTTCGGTCTCGTGTCGGTTTCGGGCCCTGTCGACCTGTCCACTATCACCGAACTCCGCATCGCCCTCTGGGTCGGTGATCGATCCCGGACGATGCGTATCGGCGAGCTATTCTTCACCCCGAGATCCTCCCCCGGCACCGTCATGATCCAGTTCGACGATGGGTATGCGACCGATTACACCGAGGCCTTTCCCCTTCTCGATCAGTACGGATACGAAGCTACGTCGTTCGTCAACCCCATAACCATCGGCAGTGATGATCGGCTCACCCTCGATCAGTGCTCGCAGTTGGCCGACACCGGCTGGACGATTGGCAACCATACGCACGCCCACCGGCGGCTGGAGGATCTGAGCGCCGACGAACAGACGGCGGAGATTGTCGGCGCCCGCGAGTGGCTCGTCGACCACGGCTTCGAGGACGGTGCCCGGTACTTCGCGTACCCGTTCGGGCAGTGGGACGAACACACGCTCGAAATCGTCGGCGAGCATCACGAGCTGGCGTTCTGGTCCGGAATGGGAATCAACGGTGTGCCGGCGAACCCGTTACTGTGCACCCGCGTCGGAGAACCCACTGCCGAAACGGCTATCGGCCTGCTCGACAACGCCGCTCGGTGGGGCGGTCACGTCGGGCTTCTCTACCACGAACTCGCCGGGCAGCAACGCGCTGATTTTCGGCAGACAATCGAGCATCTTCATCAGCTTGAGTCGGCGGGCCGTCTCGAAGTCGTGACACCGCCAGACCTCGCTGAGCGTGTCCGTGTGTAG
- a CDS encoding flippase, whose amino-acid sequence MTALSADILRGVKVSFYSRAVHILTNGLLVVLLAGTLLGPDEYGLLFLVLSVVGVAQLFADLGIARAAARYVSEYKETDDGQVPYIVASSLRYRLVLIAVVCIAILLGRQRLAAVLDEPALIDTLVVGAAFLAFQSIKVYHVTLFQGFNRLEDSALVSIVDNVGRFVLVVAFVFLGGGVLGALAGYVLGSILATAVGLFILFARVYRSYDRADRPEHGLRRRILEYSVPLTASRSANVIDRRVDIILVGFFLNPAAVGFYTLGKQISEFVEAPAGAVGFALSPVYGEEKAAGGIDRASRLYESSMRYVLLLYVPAVAGVIVVAEPGIRLVFGDAYEPAVPVLQVLSLFVLFKAINSVTTQALDYLGRARHRAIVKGVTSAGNFGLNVVLIPVMGVTGAALATVLTFGVYSLANVYIMHHELTVRWTRLAHVGAIATAIALVMGGLVLTLSPHVTSILSLAAVVSVGVAVWAFLATVTGLLDIERVSAVVT is encoded by the coding sequence ATGACTGCGCTCTCTGCAGACATCCTTCGGGGCGTCAAAGTGTCATTCTACTCGCGAGCCGTCCATATCCTCACGAACGGACTCTTGGTGGTCCTCCTCGCGGGGACGTTGCTCGGGCCCGACGAGTATGGTCTCCTGTTCCTCGTGCTCTCGGTCGTCGGCGTCGCCCAGCTTTTCGCTGATCTCGGGATCGCCCGTGCAGCGGCGCGGTATGTTTCGGAGTACAAGGAGACGGACGACGGTCAAGTCCCGTACATCGTCGCGTCGTCGCTTCGATACCGGCTGGTCCTCATTGCGGTCGTCTGCATCGCCATCCTTCTCGGTCGCCAGCGCCTCGCGGCAGTCCTCGACGAACCGGCACTGATCGATACGCTCGTCGTCGGCGCGGCGTTTCTCGCGTTCCAGTCGATCAAGGTCTATCACGTGACCCTGTTCCAGGGATTCAACCGGCTCGAGGACAGCGCGCTCGTCTCGATCGTCGACAACGTCGGCCGGTTCGTGCTCGTCGTCGCGTTCGTCTTCCTCGGTGGTGGCGTTCTCGGCGCACTGGCCGGGTACGTCCTCGGATCAATACTCGCGACGGCGGTCGGCCTCTTCATCCTGTTCGCGCGCGTCTACCGTTCGTACGACCGGGCCGATCGACCCGAGCACGGACTTCGGCGTCGCATCCTCGAATACAGCGTCCCACTGACCGCGTCACGGAGTGCGAACGTGATAGACAGGCGAGTCGACATCATCCTCGTCGGATTCTTCCTGAATCCGGCGGCCGTTGGATTCTACACGCTCGGTAAACAAATTTCGGAGTTCGTAGAGGCGCCGGCGGGTGCCGTCGGTTTCGCGCTCTCTCCCGTCTACGGCGAGGAGAAAGCTGCCGGTGGGATCGACCGTGCGTCGCGCCTGTACGAGTCGTCGATGCGGTACGTGCTCCTCCTGTACGTTCCGGCGGTCGCCGGCGTGATCGTCGTCGCCGAACCGGGAATCCGGCTCGTCTTCGGCGACGCTTACGAGCCGGCGGTACCAGTACTCCAGGTACTGAGCCTCTTCGTCCTGTTCAAAGCGATAAACAGCGTGACTACGCAGGCGCTCGACTATCTCGGGCGGGCCAGACACCGCGCGATCGTCAAGGGCGTTACGTCCGCGGGGAACTTCGGGCTGAACGTCGTATTGATTCCGGTGATGGGCGTCACCGGTGCGGCGCTCGCGACGGTCCTCACGTTCGGCGTCTACTCGCTCGCCAACGTATACATCATGCACCATGAGCTTACCGTCCGATGGACGCGACTTGCCCACGTCGGTGCCATCGCGACGGCGATCGCGCTCGTCATGGGCGGTCTGGTACTGACCCTCTCTCCACACGTCACAAGCATCCTCTCGCTCGCGGCCGTCGTCTCGGTTGGAGTCGCCGTGTGGGCGTTCCTCGCGACCGTCACTGGTCTTCTCGATATTGAACGGGTTTCCGCTGTGGTGACGTAG